A genomic region of Candidatus Obscuribacterales bacterium contains the following coding sequences:
- a CDS encoding MarC family protein has product MDSSIFVQTFVAVFVLADALGNAPIFIVLTKGMDVAQKRRVVDRASVVATAVLLGFAFGGQAILGYLHISMASLKVAGGLLLLLIALDMLQGGMDTPVVDEERDVAITPLALPLMAGPGTLTTVMILMSESPTARVSVVAGIISAMIVTWFIVRQSSRIDRWIGVEGAVIITKILGFLLAALAVEIGSGGIRELFLT; this is encoded by the coding sequence ATGGATAGCTCGATCTTTGTACAAACCTTTGTAGCCGTCTTTGTATTGGCGGACGCGCTCGGGAATGCACCCATCTTTATTGTGTTAACCAAAGGCATGGATGTTGCTCAAAAACGGCGAGTTGTGGATCGAGCTTCCGTGGTGGCAACGGCTGTATTACTGGGCTTTGCCTTTGGCGGTCAAGCAATTTTGGGCTACTTACATATCAGCATGGCATCTCTCAAAGTCGCAGGTGGACTACTGCTGCTGCTGATTGCCTTGGACATGCTGCAAGGCGGTATGGATACTCCTGTGGTAGACGAAGAGCGTGATGTGGCCATTACGCCCCTAGCACTCCCCCTCATGGCTGGGCCTGGCACCCTCACCACCGTGATGATTCTCATGTCAGAATCACCCACCGCTCGTGTCAGTGTTGTGGCAGGTATCATCAGCGCCATGATCGTCACCTGGTTTATTGTGCGTCAGTCATCCCGCATCGATCGCTGGATTGGAGTTGAAGGCGCTGTGATTATTACCAAAATCCTCGGCTTTTTGCTGGCCGCCCTCGCTGTAGAAATTGGTAGCGGCGGCATTCGCGAATTATTTTTGACCTAG